One Actinoplanes missouriensis 431 DNA segment encodes these proteins:
- a CDS encoding helix-turn-helix transcriptional regulator gives MGSEVTFNRIAMLRAERGISRRQLADALGVHYQTVGYLERGEFSPSLHLALRISEYFGVPIEVVFSLHPFPRLGATAESA, from the coding sequence ATGGGCAGCGAGGTCACGTTCAACCGGATCGCGATGCTGCGCGCCGAGCGGGGGATCTCCCGGCGGCAGCTGGCGGATGCCCTCGGCGTGCACTACCAGACCGTGGGCTATCTGGAACGCGGCGAGTTCAGCCCCAGCCTGCACCTCGCGTTGCGGATCTCGGAGTACTTCGGGGTGCCGATCGAGGTGGTGTTCTCACTGCACCCGTTCCCGCGCCTGGGCGCGACGGCGGAGTCCGCGTGA
- a CDS encoding ABC transporter permease: MTRVIRLGLTRGGVELRQTLTNGADLFGYLLPALLLVGTLALMRGSTIPGTNFALGAHTFVSSLGLLIALSGVMTMAQYLAMDREDGTLLRAKATPGGMVGYLTGKIVVVAGVGLISCVVVLPGAFLVDGLSLGVSGALILLWLVPLAFLATIPIGAVLGSLFDNVRTLSMMMLPIFGLTAISGIFYPITALPGWLQGVAQIFPMYWLGLGLRSALLPDALAAVELGGSWRHLATFAVLGVWAAAGLALAPGILRRMARRESGSVVAARRERAMTRMGV; encoded by the coding sequence ATGACCCGGGTGATCCGGCTCGGTCTGACCCGCGGCGGCGTGGAGCTGCGGCAGACGCTGACCAACGGCGCCGACCTGTTCGGCTACCTCCTGCCCGCGCTGCTGCTCGTCGGCACGCTGGCGCTGATGCGCGGATCCACCATTCCCGGTACGAATTTTGCCCTCGGCGCGCACACGTTCGTGAGCTCGCTCGGCCTGCTGATCGCGCTGAGCGGCGTGATGACGATGGCGCAGTACCTGGCGATGGACCGGGAGGACGGCACCCTGCTGCGGGCGAAGGCCACGCCCGGCGGCATGGTCGGCTACCTGACCGGCAAGATCGTCGTGGTTGCCGGCGTCGGCCTGATCAGTTGCGTCGTGGTGCTGCCGGGCGCCTTCCTGGTGGACGGGCTGAGCCTCGGCGTGAGCGGCGCGCTGATCCTGCTCTGGCTCGTGCCGCTGGCGTTCCTCGCGACCATCCCGATCGGGGCGGTGCTCGGCTCGCTCTTCGACAACGTGCGCACGCTCTCGATGATGATGCTCCCGATCTTCGGGCTGACCGCGATCTCCGGCATCTTCTATCCGATCACCGCGCTGCCCGGCTGGCTGCAGGGCGTCGCGCAGATCTTCCCGATGTATTGGCTAGGGTTGGGCCTGCGGTCAGCTCTGCTGCCGGACGCGCTGGCGGCCGTCGAGCTGGGCGGTTCCTGGCGGCACCTCGCGACCTTCGCCGTGCTGGGGGTCTGGGCGGCAGCCGGTCTGGCGCTCGCGCCGGGCATCCTGCGCCGGATGGCGCGGCGGGAGTCCGGATCGGTCGTGGCGGCTCGTCGTGAGCGGGCGATGACGCGCATGGGCGTTTGA
- a CDS encoding ABC transporter ATP-binding protein, whose amino-acid sequence MTGAVIEVRDLRMSYGPKEVLAGVDFTARRGEVLVLLGPNGAGKSTTIEILEGFRRRSAGDVRVLGVDPARGDEPWRARLGVVLQSWRDHGKWRVRELLRHLGAYYAGYSGDRERPWPVDELLDVVGLTESAGTRIARLSGGQRRRLDVAIGIVGRPELLFLDEPTVGFDPEARREFHDLVHRLTDVEETTVLLTTHDLDEAEKLADRILILAGGRIVAGGSADELAREVAGETEVRWTRDGRRFVHSTGDATAFVRELFRQHDAEIDDLEVRPSSLEETYMKLVREAEGSAR is encoded by the coding sequence ATGACAGGCGCGGTCATCGAGGTGCGTGACCTCCGGATGAGTTACGGGCCGAAAGAGGTCCTGGCGGGTGTCGACTTCACGGCACGCCGCGGCGAGGTGCTGGTCCTGCTCGGGCCGAACGGCGCCGGCAAGTCGACGACGATCGAGATCCTGGAGGGGTTCCGGCGGCGCTCGGCGGGTGACGTGCGGGTTCTGGGCGTGGACCCGGCACGTGGCGACGAGCCCTGGCGGGCCCGGCTCGGCGTGGTGCTCCAGTCCTGGCGCGACCACGGCAAGTGGCGGGTCCGGGAGCTGCTGCGGCATCTCGGCGCCTACTACGCGGGCTATTCCGGTGACCGGGAGCGGCCGTGGCCGGTGGACGAGCTTCTCGACGTGGTCGGGCTGACCGAGTCGGCCGGGACCCGGATCGCCCGGCTCTCCGGCGGCCAGCGGCGCCGGCTGGACGTCGCGATCGGCATCGTCGGGCGGCCGGAGCTGCTCTTCCTCGACGAGCCGACGGTCGGGTTCGACCCGGAGGCGCGGCGGGAGTTCCACGACCTCGTGCATCGGCTGACCGATGTGGAGGAGACGACGGTGCTGCTCACCACCCACGATCTCGACGAGGCGGAGAAACTGGCGGACCGCATCCTGATCCTGGCCGGTGGCCGGATCGTCGCCGGCGGGTCGGCCGACGAGCTCGCCCGCGAGGTGGCCGGGGAGACCGAGGTCCGCTGGACCCGCGACGGCCGGCGGTTCGTGCACTCCACGGGTGACGCCACGGCCTTCGTCCGGGAGCTGTTCCGCCAGCACGACGCGGAGATCGATGATCTGGAGGTGCGCCCGAGCAGCCTCGAGGAGACGTACATGAAGCTGGTCCGTGAGGCGGAGGGGAGCGCACGATGA
- the arfB gene encoding alternative ribosome rescue aminoacyl-tRNA hydrolase ArfB: MNDRLTIPAAELSWRFSRASGPGGQGVNTTDSRVELSWDVLGSDLLPPVLKERAADRLGNRLVNGVLTITASEHRSQLRNREAAAARLSGLIAGAIAAPPRQRRATRPSRGAVERRIAEKKRRGQVKKGRRGELD, encoded by the coding sequence GTGAACGACCGCCTGACCATCCCGGCGGCCGAGCTCTCGTGGCGTTTCTCCCGCGCGAGCGGCCCCGGTGGCCAGGGCGTCAACACCACCGATTCGAGGGTCGAGCTGTCGTGGGACGTGCTCGGCAGCGACCTGCTGCCCCCGGTCCTGAAGGAGCGCGCCGCCGACCGCCTCGGCAACCGCCTCGTCAACGGTGTGCTGACGATCACCGCCTCCGAGCACCGTTCCCAGCTGCGCAACCGTGAGGCCGCCGCGGCCCGGCTGTCCGGCCTGATCGCGGGAGCGATCGCCGCGCCACCCCGCCAGCGCCGCGCCACCAGGCCGTCGCGCGGCGCCGTCGAGCGCCGCATAGCCGAGAAGAAACGCCGCGGCCAGGTGAAGAAGGGCCGCCGCGGCGAGCTCGACTGA
- a CDS encoding M16 family metallopeptidase — MTSPTAPVATTGYPWPIETTRLANGLRVVVSEDRTAPVVCVNLWYDVGSRHEPAGQTGFAHLFEHLMFEGSQHVKKTEHMKLVQGNGGSLNATTNPDRTNYFETMPSEHLELALWLEADRMGGLVPALTQETLDNQREVVKNERRQRYENVPYGDAWLRLLPLLYPQGHPYHHATIGSMEDLNAAALETFQAFHQQYYAPNNCVLTVVGDTTPAEVFALAEKYFGAIAAVPDIPPAPDGSLPAPATEPAVETVTADVPAPRLYLSHRTYPFGTAGYDTVTVLATVLGSGRGSRLYQRLADGARIAQPDYIGSYGVDLAHAPAPLIVTATAKDGVPVETLEAGLAEVMQSLIDEPVTDDELNRAKALLTTAWWRQVSTVGGRADTLGRYATQFGDPAAAADRLAGWLAVTAEDIAAAAAETLRPESRVTLTYIPEAKGEQA, encoded by the coding sequence GTGACGTCACCAACCGCACCGGTCGCCACGACCGGGTATCCGTGGCCCATCGAAACAACGCGGCTCGCGAACGGCCTCCGGGTCGTCGTGAGCGAGGACCGGACCGCCCCGGTCGTCTGCGTCAACCTCTGGTACGACGTCGGCTCACGGCATGAACCGGCCGGTCAGACCGGGTTCGCACACCTCTTCGAGCACCTGATGTTCGAGGGTTCGCAGCACGTGAAGAAGACCGAGCACATGAAGCTGGTGCAGGGCAACGGCGGCTCGCTGAACGCCACCACCAACCCGGACCGGACGAACTACTTCGAGACCATGCCGTCGGAGCACCTCGAGCTGGCGCTCTGGCTGGAGGCGGACCGGATGGGCGGGCTGGTCCCGGCGCTCACCCAGGAGACGCTGGACAACCAGCGCGAGGTGGTGAAGAACGAGCGCCGGCAGCGGTACGAGAACGTGCCGTACGGCGACGCCTGGCTGCGCCTGCTCCCGCTGCTCTACCCGCAGGGCCACCCGTACCACCACGCCACGATCGGGTCGATGGAGGACCTGAACGCGGCTGCCCTGGAAACCTTCCAGGCGTTCCACCAGCAGTATTACGCGCCGAACAACTGTGTGCTCACGGTCGTCGGCGACACCACGCCGGCGGAGGTGTTCGCGCTGGCCGAGAAGTACTTCGGCGCGATCGCGGCGGTGCCGGACATCCCGCCCGCCCCGGACGGCAGCCTGCCCGCCCCGGCGACCGAGCCGGCCGTCGAGACGGTGACCGCCGACGTGCCCGCGCCGCGGCTCTACCTGTCGCACCGCACCTACCCGTTCGGCACGGCCGGCTACGACACGGTCACCGTGCTCGCGACGGTGCTCGGCAGCGGCCGGGGCAGCCGGCTCTACCAGCGGCTCGCGGACGGCGCCCGGATCGCCCAGCCCGACTACATCGGGTCGTACGGCGTCGACCTCGCGCACGCGCCCGCCCCGCTGATCGTCACGGCGACCGCGAAGGACGGCGTGCCGGTGGAGACGCTGGAGGCGGGTCTCGCCGAGGTGATGCAGAGCCTGATCGACGAGCCGGTCACCGACGACGAGCTGAACCGGGCGAAGGCGCTGCTCACCACGGCCTGGTGGCGCCAGGTCTCCACGGTCGGCGGCCGCGCCGACACGCTCGGCCGGTACGCCACCCAGTTCGGTGACCCGGCCGCCGCCGCGGACCGCCTGGCCGGATGGCTCGCGGTGACCGCCGAGGACATCGCGGCCGCCGCCGCCGAGACCCTGCGTCCCGAGTCCCGCGTCACCCTTACCTACATCCCCGAAGCGAAGGGTGAGCAGGCATGA
- a CDS encoding M16 family metallopeptidase, whose translation MTLITERPLPGTARPYTFPQIRRAGNVIAAHLPGQILASAVLLLDASAARETEGREGTATVLAKSLEEGTKKRDSAAYALALEGLGAELSPSVDWDTFRVGVSAPAPMLADAVRLAAEAARTPRLDPSDVARVRDDEVTALRMDWAQPGPRADAALRRDLFAADGRYSRPLHGDPASVAAVTVEDVLAFHEAWMLRPGVLLVAGDLDALNLDALAEAAFAGTSGDPLTPEGPLGVPVRQGRRTILVDRPGSVQSTLRIGHRAPERATPDYVAMTLAATVLGGAFTSRLNHLIREVKGYTYGIRGSYGMTRRAGRFEVAAGVQTAVTGPAVADTLGEIRRTQNEGVTEAELEVARSWRAGQLSVEMQTPGAIAGALSTLVVHGLPDDYYETLRREYLEATVEQVSEAAARHLSVDGLTLVVEGDAAVIRDDLAEFGELVDSEI comes from the coding sequence ATGACACTCATCACCGAACGGCCCCTGCCGGGGACGGCCCGGCCGTACACGTTCCCGCAGATCCGACGGGCCGGCAACGTGATCGCCGCGCACCTGCCCGGCCAGATCCTGGCCAGCGCGGTCCTGCTGCTCGACGCCAGCGCCGCCCGGGAGACCGAGGGCCGCGAGGGCACCGCCACGGTGCTCGCCAAGTCGCTGGAGGAGGGCACGAAGAAGCGCGACTCGGCGGCGTACGCGCTGGCCCTGGAAGGTCTGGGCGCCGAGCTCTCCCCGTCGGTCGACTGGGACACGTTCCGGGTGGGTGTCTCGGCGCCCGCGCCCATGCTGGCCGACGCCGTGCGCCTGGCCGCCGAGGCCGCCCGCACCCCGCGGCTGGACCCGTCGGACGTCGCCCGGGTGCGCGACGACGAGGTGACCGCCCTGCGGATGGACTGGGCCCAGCCGGGTCCGCGGGCCGACGCGGCGCTGCGCAGGGACCTGTTCGCGGCGGACGGGCGCTACTCCCGGCCGCTGCACGGCGACCCGGCGAGCGTCGCCGCGGTGACCGTGGAGGACGTGCTCGCCTTCCACGAGGCGTGGATGCTGCGGCCGGGTGTGCTGCTGGTCGCCGGTGACCTGGACGCGCTGAACCTGGACGCGCTGGCCGAGGCCGCGTTCGCCGGCACGTCCGGTGACCCGCTGACCCCGGAGGGCCCGCTCGGCGTGCCGGTCCGGCAGGGCCGCCGGACGATCCTGGTGGACCGGCCCGGCTCGGTGCAGTCGACGCTGCGGATCGGGCACCGCGCCCCGGAGCGGGCGACGCCCGACTACGTGGCGATGACCCTCGCGGCGACGGTGCTGGGCGGCGCGTTCACGTCCCGGCTGAACCACCTGATCCGCGAGGTGAAGGGCTACACGTACGGCATTCGCGGCTCGTACGGGATGACCCGCCGCGCCGGCCGTTTCGAGGTGGCCGCCGGCGTGCAGACCGCGGTCACCGGGCCGGCCGTCGCGGACACGCTCGGCGAGATCCGCCGGACCCAGAACGAGGGTGTCACCGAGGCGGAGCTGGAGGTGGCCCGGTCGTGGCGGGCCGGCCAGCTCTCGGTGGAGATGCAGACGCCCGGCGCGATCGCCGGGGCGCTCTCCACGCTGGTGGTGCACGGGCTGCCGGACGACTACTACGAGACGCTGCGCCGGGAGTACCTGGAGGCGACCGTCGAGCAGGTGTCCGAGGCGGCCGCCCGGCATCTGTCGGTGGACGGGCTGACGCTCGTGGTGGAGGGTGACGCGGCCGTCATCCGGGATGATCTGGCCGAGTTCGGCGAGCTGGTCGACAGCGAGATCTGA
- a CDS encoding endonuclease/exonuclease/phosphatase family protein: MTITDAPAETRPAHRPRITRTLMIWLLVIPAVVWFVIRAFGLESGRMIQGIAFTPYVAAWSLIPALLALLARRWGAAAVAVLTAFGLAMGVVPRALPNLDRGPADGVTLTVMTANLLFGGADPADVVRLVRENDVAVLAVQEFTEPARDGLRAAGLDELLPHHSFAAEAGASGSGLYSRYPVSDPGARRNNGGWRFLQAYATVQVPGATPVLAESAHPLAPAVPNTFDGWRSDLAEQPAADPDGTPRILLGDFNSTLDHKPLRDLIKTGYRDAAETTGEGLIGTWGPYDGDLIPPVTIDHVLVDERIGVNDISVFNVKNSDHRAVIAALTLPEAK; this comes from the coding sequence ATGACGATCACCGACGCGCCTGCCGAGACGCGCCCGGCCCATCGGCCGCGGATCACCCGCACCCTCATGATCTGGCTGCTGGTGATCCCGGCCGTGGTCTGGTTCGTCATCCGGGCCTTCGGGCTGGAGAGCGGCCGGATGATCCAGGGCATCGCCTTCACCCCGTACGTCGCTGCCTGGTCCTTGATCCCCGCCCTGCTGGCGCTTCTGGCCCGGCGGTGGGGCGCCGCGGCCGTGGCCGTGCTGACCGCTTTCGGTCTGGCGATGGGCGTCGTGCCGCGCGCGCTGCCGAACCTCGACCGGGGACCCGCGGACGGGGTGACGCTGACCGTGATGACGGCGAATCTGCTGTTCGGCGGCGCGGACCCGGCCGATGTGGTGCGGCTGGTCCGGGAGAACGACGTCGCGGTCCTTGCCGTGCAGGAGTTCACCGAGCCGGCCCGGGACGGTCTGCGCGCGGCCGGCCTGGACGAGCTGCTGCCCCACCACTCGTTCGCGGCGGAAGCGGGCGCGAGCGGCTCCGGCCTGTACTCCCGTTATCCGGTCAGCGATCCGGGTGCGCGCCGCAACAACGGCGGCTGGCGCTTCTTGCAGGCGTACGCGACCGTCCAGGTCCCCGGTGCCACGCCGGTGCTCGCCGAGTCGGCGCACCCGCTCGCGCCGGCGGTGCCGAACACGTTCGACGGGTGGCGCAGCGACCTGGCCGAGCAGCCGGCGGCGGATCCGGACGGGACACCGCGGATCCTGCTCGGGGACTTCAACTCGACGCTCGATCACAAGCCGCTGCGTGACCTGATCAAGACGGGTTACCGGGACGCTGCGGAGACCACGGGCGAGGGGCTGATCGGGACCTGGGGGCCGTACGACGGGGACCTGATCCCGCCGGTCACGATCGATCACGTGCTGGTCGACGAGCGGATCGGCGTAAACGACATTTCCGTTTTCAACGTGAAAAATTCGGACCATCGCGCCGTGATCGCGGCCCTCACTCTCCCGGAGGCGAAATGA
- a CDS encoding GNAT family N-acetyltransferase produces MIRLVTPDDAGVLAALLTANRAYLAPWDPIREDSFYTEAGQREKIVDLLGAGTAFPYVIIEDGEIVGRVNLNNVVLGTFLSASLGYWVAESAAGRGVATRAVADVVDRAFTEHGLHRVEAGTLTHNVRSQRVLERNGFTRFGLAPRYLKIAGEWQDHILFQKLNEPDRR; encoded by the coding sequence ATGATCAGGCTGGTCACGCCGGACGACGCCGGCGTTCTCGCAGCCCTGCTCACCGCGAACCGCGCGTACCTGGCGCCATGGGATCCGATTCGCGAGGACAGCTTCTACACCGAGGCCGGCCAGCGGGAGAAGATCGTGGACCTTCTGGGGGCCGGCACCGCGTTCCCCTACGTGATCATCGAGGACGGCGAGATCGTCGGCCGGGTCAACCTGAACAACGTGGTGCTCGGCACGTTCCTCTCGGCGAGCCTCGGTTACTGGGTGGCGGAGAGCGCGGCCGGCCGCGGGGTGGCGACCCGCGCCGTCGCCGACGTCGTCGACCGTGCGTTCACCGAGCACGGCCTGCACCGGGTGGAAGCCGGGACGCTGACCCACAACGTACGGTCGCAGCGGGTCCTGGAACGCAACGGCTTCACCCGGTTCGGCCTGGCCCCGCGCTACCTGAAGATCGCCGGCGAGTGGCAGGACCACATCCTGTTCCAGAAACTCAACGAGCCAGACCGTAGGTGA
- the cimA gene encoding citramalate synthase produces the protein MDYQVFDTTLRDGGQREGISYTVADKLAVARLLDEFGVGFIEGGWPGAMPKDTEFFERAKTELDLKHAVLVAFGSTRKAGVDVAEDPQVKALLDAETPVVCVVAKSDIRHVERALRTTGEENLAMVRDTVRHLVANGRRAFVDCEHFFDGFRHDPAYTASVVKAAFEAGAERVVMCDTNGGMLPSMITAAVNDVVSRTGVSADRLGIHCQNDTSCAVANTVAAVEAGVKHFQCTANGYGERPGNADLFATVSNLQLKLGLKVLPDGCLEKATRVSAALAEIANIAPDTHQAYVGAAAFAHKAGLHASAIKVDPLLYNHIDPAVVGNDMRILVTEMAGRASIELKSAELGLDLAGHPETTTAVTNKVKELEAGGWSFEAADASFELLVRSELPGAEVPKPFELESYRVLVEHREDGKVISEATVKVRVEGERIIATAEGNGPVNALDEALRTALSNNYPQLKTFELTDFKVRILEGSHGTNAITRVLLETSDSRGEWTTVGVHENIVDASWTALVDALTYGLAR, from the coding sequence ATGGACTACCAGGTGTTCGACACGACGTTGCGCGACGGCGGGCAGCGCGAGGGAATCAGCTACACGGTCGCCGACAAGCTCGCGGTCGCGCGCCTGCTGGACGAATTCGGCGTGGGGTTCATCGAGGGCGGCTGGCCGGGCGCGATGCCCAAGGACACCGAGTTCTTCGAGCGCGCCAAGACCGAGCTCGACCTCAAGCACGCGGTGCTCGTCGCGTTCGGCTCGACCCGCAAGGCGGGCGTCGACGTGGCCGAGGACCCGCAGGTCAAGGCGCTGCTGGACGCCGAGACGCCGGTCGTCTGTGTGGTCGCCAAGTCGGACATCCGGCACGTCGAGCGGGCGCTGCGCACCACCGGTGAGGAGAACCTCGCCATGGTCCGGGACACCGTGCGGCACCTGGTGGCGAACGGCCGGCGGGCGTTCGTCGACTGCGAGCACTTCTTCGACGGGTTCCGCCATGACCCCGCCTACACCGCGAGCGTGGTCAAGGCGGCTTTCGAGGCCGGCGCCGAGCGGGTGGTCATGTGCGACACGAACGGCGGCATGCTCCCGTCCATGATCACGGCGGCGGTCAACGACGTGGTCTCCCGCACCGGGGTGTCCGCTGACCGGCTCGGCATCCACTGCCAGAACGACACCTCCTGCGCGGTCGCGAACACGGTCGCCGCGGTCGAGGCGGGCGTGAAGCACTTCCAGTGCACGGCCAACGGGTACGGCGAGCGCCCCGGCAACGCCGACCTGTTCGCCACGGTCAGCAACCTGCAACTCAAGCTCGGGCTGAAGGTCCTACCGGACGGATGCCTGGAGAAGGCGACGCGGGTCTCGGCCGCGCTCGCCGAGATCGCCAACATCGCCCCCGACACCCACCAGGCCTACGTCGGGGCCGCCGCCTTCGCCCACAAGGCGGGGTTGCACGCGAGCGCGATCAAGGTGGATCCGCTGCTGTACAACCACATCGACCCTGCGGTTGTCGGCAACGACATGCGGATCCTGGTGACGGAGATGGCCGGCCGGGCCAGCATCGAGCTCAAGAGCGCCGAGCTCGGACTGGACCTGGCCGGCCACCCGGAGACGACGACAGCCGTCACCAACAAGGTCAAGGAGCTGGAGGCCGGCGGCTGGTCGTTCGAGGCCGCGGACGCGTCGTTCGAGCTGCTGGTCCGCAGCGAGCTGCCGGGCGCCGAGGTGCCGAAGCCGTTCGAGCTGGAGAGCTACCGGGTGCTGGTCGAGCACCGCGAGGACGGCAAGGTGATCTCCGAGGCGACAGTGAAGGTACGCGTCGAGGGCGAGCGGATCATCGCGACCGCCGAGGGCAACGGCCCGGTCAACGCGCTCGACGAGGCGCTGCGCACCGCGCTGTCGAACAACTACCCGCAGCTCAAGACGTTCGAGCTGACCGACTTCAAGGTGCGGATCCTGGAGGGCAGCCACGGCACCAACGCGATCACCCGGGTGCTGCTGGAGACCAGCGACAGCCGTGGCGAGTGGACCACCGTGGGCGTCCACGAGAACATCGTCGACGCCTCGTGGACCGCGCTTGTCGACGCCCTCACCTACGGTCTGGCTCGTTGA
- a CDS encoding tyrosine-protein phosphatase, with protein sequence MVDESYSRNLPFSKAYNFRDVGGYTGLDGRTVRWRRLFRADSLHRLGEQDAEAFAALGVRTVIDLRRPHEVEKFGRVAEEHGTDYRNLVLRHVDWEEVDHPEDAVHERWLADRYLNFAEDGHEALLESLRVIADPSAAPVVVHCMAGKDRTGTVCALALSLLGVGDEEIAADYALTTEAMRPLTEYLLRTSPESILGNEHMFDSPPEAMLLFLADLRALHGSVEGYAKQIGLTDDEIASMRAHLLNPI encoded by the coding sequence GTGGTGGACGAATCGTATTCACGAAACCTGCCCTTCTCGAAGGCGTACAACTTCCGTGACGTCGGCGGTTACACCGGCCTCGATGGACGGACGGTGCGCTGGCGCCGCCTCTTCCGGGCCGACTCGCTGCACCGGCTCGGCGAGCAGGACGCCGAGGCGTTCGCGGCGCTCGGCGTCCGGACCGTGATCGACCTCCGACGTCCGCACGAGGTGGAGAAGTTCGGCCGCGTCGCGGAGGAGCACGGCACGGACTACCGCAACCTGGTCCTGCGCCACGTGGACTGGGAGGAGGTCGACCACCCCGAGGACGCCGTGCACGAGCGCTGGCTGGCCGACCGCTACCTGAACTTCGCCGAGGACGGCCACGAGGCGCTGCTGGAGTCGCTGCGGGTGATCGCCGACCCTTCCGCGGCCCCCGTCGTCGTGCACTGCATGGCCGGAAAAGATCGCACCGGCACGGTCTGCGCCCTGGCCCTCTCCCTGCTCGGCGTCGGCGACGAGGAGATCGCCGCCGACTACGCCCTGACCACCGAGGCGATGCGCCCGCTCACCGAGTACCTTCTGCGCACCAGCCCGGAGTCGATCCTCGGCAACGAGCACATGTTCGACTCCCCGCCCGAGGCCATGCTCCTGTTCCTCGCCGACCTCCGCGCGCTCCACGGCTCGGTCGAGGGCTACGCCAAACAGATCGGCCTCACGGACGACGAGATCGCGTCCATGCGGGCCCACCTTCTCAACCCCATCTAG
- a CDS encoding branched-chain amino acid aminotransferase → MSGGDNLEFEIRPNPAPVGDADRAALLANPGFGRIFTDHMATIRYADGKGWYEPRVEARAPIPMDPASAVLHYAQEIFEGLKAYTLPDGGVAMFRPDANANRFNSSAQRMAMPQLPVETFLRSLHEVIKIDRSWIPEVEDGSLYLRPFAYASEVFLGVRPATEYLYLVIASPVGSYFSGGVKPVNLWVTPDFTRAAPGGTGAAKCGGNYAAGLSAQAEAAEHGCDQVVYLDAIERKYIDELGGMNVFLVLDDGTLVTPPLAGTILPGITRDSVIKLAQRDGRRVEERQVSLDEWREGTASGRVREAFACGTAAVITPIGVVKSESGEFTNGDGGPGEVTMSIRKQLVDIQRGLADDPFGWVHRVL, encoded by the coding sequence ATGAGCGGTGGTGACAACCTCGAATTCGAGATCCGTCCGAACCCGGCACCCGTAGGCGACGCTGACCGCGCTGCCCTGCTGGCCAACCCCGGCTTCGGCCGCATCTTCACCGACCACATGGCGACCATCCGGTACGCGGACGGCAAGGGGTGGTACGAACCCCGGGTCGAGGCCCGCGCGCCGATCCCGATGGACCCCGCCAGCGCGGTGCTGCACTACGCCCAGGAGATCTTCGAGGGTCTGAAGGCGTACACGCTGCCGGACGGTGGCGTCGCGATGTTCCGCCCGGACGCGAACGCGAACCGGTTCAACTCCTCCGCCCAGCGGATGGCGATGCCGCAGCTCCCGGTCGAGACGTTCCTCCGGTCGCTGCACGAGGTCATCAAGATCGACCGCAGCTGGATCCCCGAGGTCGAGGACGGCAGCCTCTACCTGCGCCCGTTCGCCTACGCGAGCGAGGTCTTCCTCGGCGTCCGCCCGGCCACGGAGTACCTCTACCTGGTGATCGCGTCGCCGGTCGGCTCCTACTTCTCCGGCGGGGTGAAGCCGGTGAACCTCTGGGTCACGCCGGACTTCACCCGGGCGGCCCCCGGCGGCACCGGCGCGGCCAAGTGCGGCGGCAACTACGCGGCGGGTCTGTCGGCCCAGGCCGAGGCCGCCGAGCACGGCTGCGACCAGGTGGTCTACCTGGACGCGATCGAGCGTAAGTACATCGACGAGCTGGGCGGCATGAACGTCTTCCTGGTCCTCGACGACGGCACGCTGGTGACCCCGCCGCTGGCCGGCACGATCCTGCCCGGCATCACCCGCGACTCGGTGATCAAGCTGGCGCAGCGCGACGGCCGCCGCGTCGAGGAACGCCAGGTCAGCCTCGACGAGTGGCGCGAGGGAACCGCCTCGGGCCGCGTCCGCGAGGCCTTCGCCTGCGGCACAGCCGCGGTCATCACCCCGATCGGCGTCGTGAAGAGCGAGAGCGGCGAGTTCACGAACGGCGACGGCGGCCCCGGCGAGGTCACCATGAGCATCCGCAAACAGCTGGTCGACATCCAGCGCGGCCTGGCCGACGACCCCTTCGGCTGGGTGCACCGGGTCCTCTGA